In a single window of the Drosophila albomicans strain 15112-1751.03 chromosome 3, ASM965048v2, whole genome shotgun sequence genome:
- the LOC117570013 gene encoding probable cytochrome P450 6a21, with protein sequence MGVGLVLLTALLGLLGYVFHSMRNRMQYWQKLGIPCGEPHLLLGNMKEARTTLPVNEVFLKYYNKFRGMGPFVGFYFFSRPAVLIMEPFLVKQILIKEFNNFTDRGFFNNPEDDPLSGRLVLLDGHKWRSMRHKLSSTFTSGKIKFMFPTVVKVSHEFVDVFGEMTAKSSIVEVKELLARFTTDVIGTCAFGIDCSSLKDPEAEFRVMGRRALSEMRHGRLGMAFLSSYPDLARRLHMKMTPDHIEKFFLRIVKETVTFREENGIRRNDFMDQLIDLKNNNLLKSETGESMNLTIEEVTAQAYLFFNAGFETSSTTMGFALYELAQHPDIQQRMRDEVNKVLSANNGELTYEALKDMVYVNQVISETLRLYTVLPILNRQALEDYVVPGYPKYVIKKGMPVLIPAGAMHRDEKLYPNPNTFNPDNFEPERVKNRDSVEWLPFGDGPRNCIGMRFGEMQARIGLAMLVKNFKFSVCAETPIPMKYNKSSFLLNSESGIFLHVERI encoded by the exons ATGGGAGTGGGTTTGGTGCTACTCACAGCCCTGCTGGGGCTGCTTGGGTACGTCTTTCACAGCATGCGGAACAGGATGCAGTACTGGCAGAAGCTGGGAATACCATGCGGAGAGCCTCATCTTCTATTGGGCAACATGAAAGAAGCTCGTACTACACTTCCCGTCAACGAAGTTTTCTTGAAGTATTACAACAAATTCCGGGGCATGGGACCATTTGTTGGCTTCTATTTTTTCAGTCGTCCGGCAGTGTTGATAATGGAGCCATTTTTAGTGAAGCAAATATTGATTAAAGAATTCAACAACTTCACGGATCGCGGCTTCTTTAACAACCCTGAGGATGATCCCCTTTCTGGTCGTTTGGTGCTACTCGACGGACACAAGTGGAGGAGCATGAGGCATAAACTATCATCGACATTTACCTCTGGCAAAATTAAGTTCATGTTTCCCACAGTTGTCAAAGTGAGTCATGAATTTGTCGATGTTTTCGGTGAAATGACGGCAAAGTCATCGATTGTGGAGGTCAAGGAGTTGCTAGCGCGGTTTACCACAGATGTTATTGGAACTTGTGCCTTTGGCATTGACTGCAGCAGTCTTAAAGATCCCGAGGCTGAGTTTAGGGTTATGGGACGGCGTGCGTTGAGTGAAATGCGACATGGTCGCCTTGGAATGGCATTCCTATCTAGTTATCCTGATTTGGCTCGACGATTGCACATGAAGATGACACCAGATCACATTGAAAAGTTCTTTTTGCGCATTGTGAAGGAGACGGTTACCTTTAGAGAGGAGAACGGCATACGGCGCAATGATTTTATGGATCAGTTGATTGACTTGAAGAACAACAATCTATTAAAGTCAGAGACTGGAGAGAGTATGAATTTAACCATTGAAGAAGTGACTGCTCAGGCATATCTGTTCTTTAATGCTGGCTTCGAAACCTCTTCCACCACAATGGGATTTGCACTGTACGAGTTGGCTCAACATCCTGATATACAACAGCGAATGAGGGATGAAGTGAACAAGGTGTTGTCAGCGAATAATGGAGAGCTAACTTATGAAGCACTAAAGGATATGGTTTACGTAAATCAGGTCATATCAG AAACTCTTCGTCTTTACACTGTGCTTCCAATACTGAATCGTCAGGCTCTTGAGGACTACGTTGTGCCCGGCTATCCGAAATATGTCATCAAGAAGGGCATGCCGGTGTTAATTCCCGCTGGTGCCATGCATCGTGATGAGAAGTTGTATCCCAATCCAAATACATTTAATCCAGACAACTTCGAACCTGAGCGAGTGAAGAACCGTGACTCTGTGGAGTGGTTGCCATTTGGTGATGGACCCCGCAACTGTATTGGAATGCGATTTGGAGAAATGCAGGCTCGTATTGGCTTAGCAATGCTTGTCAAGAACTTTAAATTCAGCGTGTGTGCTGAGACTCCTATACCGATGAAGTATAATAAGTCCAGCTTCTTGTTAAACAGTGAATCTGGTATCTTCTTGCACGTGGAGCGCATTTAA
- the LOC117567437 gene encoding probable cytochrome P450 317a1 codes for MQNMWIIFMILGIIVLCLLLLLIVALRYQRDYWRYLGIPHERPKKLWPIMKQLVTQSLSTDAMKSAHYTAIYNKFKGSGPFCGFYALLQPRALILDRELIRQIMVKDFWNFNDRGIYCNQKTDPLSGDLYGLRGNSWKEMRQKLDPSFERDRMAWLYGSLYEEAEQLLLVVSTTLMKQQHTTLHIQKLMRRYVIAALASCVFGLNAEHRKKYPLEKFEEMTELVLSTRKHGYLLNLIMIRFPNFCRRLRLRLTPKEAEVYFLTLLEDIVAQREASGVRCQDYLQLLLDIKALELTTHEYEADKELNAHLQHELAAHAFVFLKAGYEQTANTLSYALYELAVNTEVQSQVRQELKEVMAKHNNNLSYECIQSLTLMGHVINETLRMHPITPYIQRRVLENYAVPDHLKYTLVKELFLIIPTHAIHNDPEYYPEPERFNPDRWGSPRDSLQVQSTWFGFGAGARNCIGLQFAQLQLRLALSLLILEFEFTLNSKRPLVNIDDGIALQLTPLGVVEPGLEERAL; via the coding sequence atgcaaaatatgtgGATAATTTTCATGATTCTGGGCATTATCGTGCTCTGCCTTCTCCTACTCTTGATTGTGGCACTCCGTTATCAGCGTGACTATTGGCGCTATCTCGGCATACCGCATGAGCGCCCAAAAAAATTGTGGCCCATCATGAAGCAACTAGTCACGCAGAGCTTAAGCACCGATGCCATGAAATCGGCCCATTACACGGCCATCTACAACAAGTTCAAGGGCAGCGGTCCCTTCTGTGGCTTCTACGCCTTGTTGCAACCCCGAGCTTTGATCCTTGATCGGGAGCTAATTCGTCAGATCATGGTTAAGGATTTCTGGAATTTCAATGATCGCGGCATTTACTGCAATCAGAAAACGGATCCGTTGTCAGGTGATCTGTATGGCTTGCGAGGCAACAGCTGGAAGGAGATGCGACAAAAGCTGGATCCTAGCTTTGAGCGCGATCGCATGGCCTGGCTCTATGGCAGTCTATACGAGGAAGCGGAGCAGCTGCTTTTGGTGGTCAGTACCACGCTGATGAAGCAACAACACACCACACTTCATATACAGAAGCTAATGCGACGATATGTTATCGCAGCCTTGGCCAGCTGTGTCTTTGGTCTGAATGCCGAGCACCGAAAAAAGTATCCACTGGAGAAATTTGAGGAGATGACTGAACTGGTGTTGAGCACACGCAAGCATGGCTATCTGCTCAATCTAATTATGATTCGGTTTCCCAATTTCTGTCGCCGATTGCGCTTACGCCTCACACCGAAAGAGGCGGAAGTTTATTTCCTCACGCTGCTCGAGGACATTGTGGCACAACGTGAAGCGTCCGGTGTGCGCTGTCAGGACTatttgcaactgctgctggaCATCAAAGCACTCGAATTAACCACACACGAGTACGAGGCAGACAAGGAGTTAAATGCCCATCTGCAGCATGAGCTGGCCGCCCATGCATTTGTCTTCCTGAAGGCGGGATATGAGCAGACAGCCAACACATTGTCCTATGCGCTCTACGAGTTGGCTGTCAACACCGAAGTGCAGTCGCAGGTGAGGCAGGAACTCAAGGAGGTGATGGCAAAGCATAACAACAATCTCAGTTACGAGTGCATTCAATCCCTGACACTAATGGGTCATGTCATAAACGAAACCCTGCGAATGCATCCTATTACACCGTACATACAACGACGTGTCCTCGAGAACTATGCGGTGCCAGATCATCTGAAGTATACGCTGGTCAAGGAACTCTTTCTAATTATTCCCACCCATGCCATACACAACGATCCCGAGTATTATCCGGAACCAGAGCGCTTCAATCCCGACCGTTGGGGCAGTCCCCGAGACTCGTTACAGGTGCAGAGCACTTGGTTTGGCTTTGGAGCCGGAGCCCGAAATTGCATTGGACTGCAATTTGCGCAGCTTCAGCTACGCTTGGCTCTCTCACTGCTTATCCTAGAGTTTGAGTTCACCTTAAACTCGAAGCGACCTCTGGTCAACATTGACGATGGAATTGCGCTGCAGTTGACGCCTCTGGGCGTGGTCGAGCCTGGACTGGAGGAACGAGCTCTTTAA
- the LOC117567436 gene encoding LOW QUALITY PROTEIN: KN motif and ankyrin repeat domain-containing protein 2 (The sequence of the model RefSeq protein was modified relative to this genomic sequence to represent the inferred CDS: inserted 2 bases in 1 codon): MSVSLSDIGIGRIGANGNGNGSGLPGDLLSYDESKFAQKITHLTPTEQEAVKRFWRSLVLRSQRAFIEENARQMPGDNNGTPSSSSLTGSVRSCNCCPYGYHIDLDFVRYCEALANAKPSENELQRRDRRRSRKSMEFMLGFESLFGGDWQAENRVQPNLAEAAHESEPDSPQQLPAVGQSPSYRPRSSSVPRFTYGGLAPRAESPYGTASSTCSSLRGGIESDAGVYQPHKYTNGFSHARPANSPPETRAFLHEALDEVCSDFERTLERASSKRRKAGAYSYSNGSSLSMDRNNNSLSLSLSLSNGHGSPRESKGNSTWDRYFDVPDSCMAGNRSPRSSTPRLFQRSNTLPLQQRPSPAEVQYESYVQATVAANAKSPVEQLEQHQAKATPPPPPPRRHHLTATPKAEQANGSPLQSPVSSEAGQTTADAQALCQIREQMALSLKRLKDLEEQVKIIPDMELELNSLRAEKQRLLRRNEDLLRGQRQTPSPPSPGIKNASPVQFTPQRISPVSLESLGARMRSNSVSPSIIRRDVATQAASKVIATRDVAVGVQLATRHVGTQQAEAIYSQLELKQKIERALGDAQQQRLRQLISVGTQMYVPQRDQRDTGVQTVPQRAVLKHNVGISAKPQTRENFTSCKPDVRSVGSSEHRINDVLCEKCAVVKRSVGSGTDEPMEKPKPVPQLPGRSNTFSLGEHEQLAIQRKAVGCQTAMATVHTAASQTTTTTVRSTGAQVTPEHQQVATQCGVDTSSRQTDTKGLQRLTRSTIKAEQLMAPLSRPQTRHTGSNTEPEPAPEVVAKPKQRTAHSACNTEQVHKRDVGCGDIVKPHISIACAANYCDSCKEAIQVLARDFSKADIPVEAAAVKATPTIRRSSSADXRIPRPKHLTSPSPVRKQFQRQNTYTVPTVPATPKTPKAERKTRLSSLQEKPPVLVLDATTESQSFIKQPSSKPIATSHDLDLTQLGDDELIVREEKRVSISWSRDPSPAPLMSSSATTTASTKSASPEQALTASSDSNVEREISQGARKKSSTPLKSSQSEGSQVTVIERRPQKEPVEAVNAEEEEAKEEVKLKDERPPTKAQLHQLAQSPSEPRQKTELHKDMKDALKVINDSLLKKLGSKPFSSFSLKASKATIGEHWFRISSTGNSNPHEVEDYLDHFESLSVPLLEYCVNLSDSNGNTAMHYAVSHGNFDVVSILLDSKVCNVNQMNNAGYSCVMLVSLAKLKQAAHRTVVERLFQMADVNIRAKKHCQTALMLAVSHGNGDMVSMLLDAGADINIQDEDGSTALMCAAEHGRVDIVKHLLSQQDCDSLIQDVDGSTAFKIAWQAGHRDVGLMLYVHEQMLRSKLPNRGDPIRKSLPLPLRPKPAK, translated from the exons CTCGTCAAATGCCGGGCGATAACAATGGCACCCCAAGCTCATCATCGTTGACCGGCTCGGtgcgcagctgcaactgctgtcCTTATGGCTACCACATCGATCTGGATTTCGTGCGCTACTGCGAAGCTTTGGCCAATGCCAAGCCCAGCGAGAACGAATTGCAGCGTCGCGATCGCCGACGATCACGCAAATCGATGGAGTTTATGCTGGGTTTTGAGAGTCTCTTCGGGGGAGATTGGCAGGCCGAGAATCGAGTGCAGCCCAATTTAGCCGAG GCGGCACATGAAAGCGAACCGGATTCGCCACAACAACTCCCGGCGGTCGGGCAATCGCCCAGCTATCGGCCACGCTCGTCGTCGGTGCCACGCTTCACCTACGGCGGCCTCGCTCCACGTGCCGAGTCACCCTATGGCACAGCCTCTTCCACTTGCTCTTCGCTGCGTGGCGGCATCGAGAGCGACGCTGGCGTCTATCAGCCACACAAGTATACCAACGGATTCAGCCATGCCCGTCCAGCCAACAGTCCGCCGGAGACACGCGCCTTTCTCCACGAGGCACTGGATGAGGTCTGCAGTGACTTTGAGCGCACTCTGGAACGTGCTTCGTCCAAGCGACGCAAGGCTGGTGCCTACAGCTACAGCAATGGCAGCTCACTCTCCATGGATCGCAACAATAACAGCCTAAGCTTGAGCTTGAGCCTCAGCAATGGCCACGGATCGCCGAGGGAGTCGAAGGGAAACAGCACTTGGGATCGCTACTTTGATGTGCCAG actCCTGCATGGCGGGCAATCGCTCGCCGCGGTCGAGCACGCCGCGTCTCTTTCAGCGCTCCAATACGCTGCCACTGCAGCAGCGTCCGAGTCCCGCCGAGGTGCAGTACGAGAGCTATGTGCAGGCCACGGTGGCAGCCAATGCCAAGTCGCCAGTGGAACAGCTGGAGCAGCACCAAGCGAAGGCCACGCCACCTCCGCCGCCTCCACGACGCCATCACTTGACCGCAACACCGAAAGCGGAGCAGGCGAATGGAAGTCCGCTGCAGTCGCCAGTCAGTTCCGAGGCGGGACAGACGACGGCGGATGCACAAGCTCTGTGCCAGATACGCGAGCAGATGGCGCTGAGCCTCAAGCGTCTCAAGGATTTGGAGGAGCAGGTCAAGATTATACCCGACATGGAG CTGGAACTCAATTCGTTGCGCGCGGAGAAGCAACGCTTGCTGCGTCGCAACGAGGATTTGCTGCGGGGACAACGACAAACGCCTTCGCCACCGAGTCCGGGTATCAAGAATGCCTCTCCGGTGCAGTTTACGCCTCAGCGCATCAGTCCCGTTTCCCTGGAGAGTCTGGGCGCACGCATGCGCAGCAATTCCGTCTCGCCCAGCATTATTCGACGCGACGTTGCCACACAGGCGGCCAGCAAGGTGATTGCCACACGAGATGTGGCTGTTGGCGTGCAGTTGGCCACTCGCCATGTGGGCACCCAGCAAGCGGAAGCCATCTACTCCCAGCTGGAGTTGAAGCAGAAGATAGAGCGTGCTCTCGGAGAcgcccagcagcagcgactgcgtcAGCTCATCTCGGTGGGTACACAGATGTATGTGCCACAGCGGGATCAGCGGGATACGGGCGTGCAGACAGTGCCACAGCGTGCGGTGCTCAAGCACAATGTGGGAATTTCAGCCAAGCCGCAGACACGCGAGAACTTCACCAGTTGCAAGCCGGATGTGCGCAGCGTAGGCAGCTCCGAGCATCGGATCAACGATGTGCTCTGCGAGAAGTGCGCGGTGGTTAAGCGCAGCGTTGGCAGCGGCACCGACGAGCCCATGGAGAAGCCAAAGCCAGTGCCACAGTTACCAGGACGCAGCAATACCTTCAGTCTGGGAGAGCACGAGCAGCTGGCCATTCAGCGCAAGGCTGTTGGCTGTCAGACGGCGATGGCCACAGTGCACACAGCTGCCAGTCAaacgacaaccacaacagtGCGTTCTACGGGAGCCCAGGTGACTCCGGAGCATCAGCAGGTTGCCACGCAGTGTGGCGTGGACACAAGCAGCCGGCAAACGGACACCAAGGGACTGCAGCGCCTGACACGAAGTACGATTAAGGCGGAGCAGTTGATGGCGCCGTTGTCACGCCCGCAAACGCGCCACACGGGAAGCAATACTGAACCGGAACCGGCACCGGAAGTGGTAGCCAAGCCAAAGCAGCGCACGGCGCATTCGGCTTGCAACACGGAACAGGTGCATAAACGCGACGTCGGCTGTGGCGACATTGTCAAGCCACACATCTCGATCGCCTGTGCGGCCAACTACTGTGATTCCTGCAAAGAGGCCATCCAAGTGCTGGCCAGGGACTTCTCGAAGGCCGACATCCCAGtggaagcagcagctgttaaAGCTACGCCCACTATTCGTCGCTCCAGTTCAGCGGA TCGTATACCACGCCCCAAACATCTCACTAGTCCCAGTCCCGTGCGCAAGCAGTTCCAACGTCAAAACACATACACGGTGCCAACGGTTCCAGCAACCCCGAAGACTCCGAAGGCAGAACGAAAGACACGTCTGAG CTCACTGCAGGAAAAGCCGCCCGTTTTGGTGCTCGATGCCACAACCGAATCACAGAGCTTCATCAAACAGCCGTCCAGCAAACCAATTGCAACGTCCCACGATTTGGATCTAACCCAGCTTGGCGACGATGAGTTGATTGTGCGTGAGGAGAAACGTGTGAGCATCAGCTGGTCACGTGATCCTTCGCCAGCGCCGTTGATGAGCTCCTCGGCCACGACAACGGCCAGCACCAAGTCCGCCTCGCCAGAGCAAGCGCTGACCGCGTCCAGTGACTCCAATGTAGAGCGTGAAATCTCACAAGGGGCACGCAAAAAGTCAAGCACTCCGCTCAAGTCTAGTCAAAGCGAGGGGTCCCAGGTGACTGTCATCGAAAGGCGGCCGCAGAAGGAGCCAGTTGAGGCCGTCAATgcagaggaggaggaggctaAGGAGGAGGTGAAACTGAAGGACGAGCGACCTCCAACAAAGGCTCAGCTACATCAGCTGGCCCAGTCACCCTCAGAGCCCAGACAAAA gaCGGAACTGCACAAGGACATGAAGGATGCCCTGAAAGTCATCAACGATTCGCTGCTCAAGAAGCTGGGCTCTAAGCCCTTCTCCTCGTTCAGTCTGAAGGCATCGAAGGCAACCATTGGAGAGCATTGGTTCCGCATTTCCAGCACTGGCAATTCAAATCCACACGAGGTCGAGGATTATCTGGACCACTTTGAATCGTTGTCGGTGCCACTGCTGGAATACTGTGTGAATCTCTCCGATAGCAAT gGCAACACGGCTATGCATTATGCGGTGTCTCATGGCAACTTTGACGTCGTATCCATACTGCTGGATTCCAAGGTTTGCAACGTAAACCAAATGAATAACGCTGGATACTCGTGCGTCATGCTCGTATCGTTGGCCAAGCTGAAGCAAGCGGCTCATCGAACGGTCGTCGAGCGACTGTTCCAGATGGCCGATGTCAACATACGAGCCAAGAAG CACTGCCAAACCGCACTGATGCTCGCTGTGTCGCATGGTAATGGGGACATGGTCTCCATGCTGCTCGATGCCGGTGCAGATATCAACATTCAGGATGAGGATGGCAGCACGGCGTTGATGTGTGCCGCGGAACATGGACGCGTGGATATTGTGAAGCATTTGTTATCGCAACAGGATTGCGATTCCCTCATCCAGGATGTG GATGGCAGCACAGCCTTTAAGATTGCATGGCAAGCAGGACATCGGGACGTGGGTCTGATGCTGTACGTGCATGAACAAATGCTCCGTAGCAAGCTGCCCAATCGTGGTGATCCCATACGCAAATCTCTCCCGCTGCCGCTGCGACCGAAGCCAGCAAAgtga